In Rhodothermus marinus DSM 4252, a single genomic region encodes these proteins:
- the accC gene encoding acetyl-CoA carboxylase biotin carboxylase subunit, producing the protein MIRKVLIANRGEIALRVIRTCRELGIKTVVVYSTADRDSLPVRFADEAVCIGPSPSSESYLRIDRIIAAAEVTGADAVHPGYGFLSENADFSAICADHGLKFIGPSPEAIRLMGDKSLAKETMRKAGVPVVPGSDGVIENVKEGLRVAAEIGYPVMIKAAAGGGGRGMRVVQREEDFERQFNAARREAEAAFGRPDVYLEKFIVQPRHVEIQVLGDGKGNVIHLGERECSIQRRHQKLLEEAPSPIMDEDLRRRMGEAAVRGAQAVNYEGAGTIEFLVDADRNFYFMEMNTRIQVEHPVTEEVTGFDLIEQQLRIAMGEPLPPQEAVRIEGHAIECRINAEDPFKNFSPSPGKITVFHPPGGPGVRLDTHVYAGYVIPPHYDSMIAKLIVRAPTRQQAIRRMLRALEEFVIEGVRTTIPFHRQLLEHPDFQAGRFDTRFLETTFRLEPEPTS; encoded by the coding sequence GTGATTCGCAAGGTTCTGATTGCCAACCGGGGAGAGATCGCGCTGCGGGTGATCCGCACCTGCCGCGAACTGGGCATCAAGACCGTCGTGGTCTACTCGACGGCCGACCGCGACTCGCTCCCCGTGCGCTTTGCCGACGAGGCGGTCTGCATCGGGCCGTCTCCTTCTTCCGAAAGCTATCTGCGCATCGATCGCATCATCGCGGCCGCCGAGGTGACCGGCGCCGACGCCGTCCACCCGGGCTACGGTTTTCTGTCGGAAAACGCCGACTTCAGTGCCATCTGCGCCGATCACGGATTGAAATTCATCGGCCCCTCGCCCGAGGCCATTCGGCTCATGGGCGACAAAAGCCTGGCCAAAGAGACGATGCGGAAGGCCGGCGTGCCCGTGGTGCCCGGCTCCGACGGGGTGATCGAGAACGTGAAGGAAGGCCTGCGCGTGGCGGCCGAGATCGGCTATCCCGTCATGATCAAAGCGGCGGCCGGCGGCGGCGGACGCGGCATGCGTGTGGTGCAGCGCGAGGAGGACTTCGAGCGCCAGTTCAATGCGGCACGCCGCGAGGCCGAGGCGGCCTTCGGACGGCCCGACGTCTATCTGGAGAAGTTCATCGTCCAGCCCCGCCATGTGGAGATTCAGGTGCTGGGCGACGGCAAAGGGAACGTCATTCACCTGGGCGAGCGCGAATGCTCCATCCAGCGGCGCCACCAGAAGCTGCTGGAGGAAGCGCCTTCACCCATCATGGACGAAGACCTGCGGCGGCGCATGGGCGAGGCGGCCGTGCGCGGCGCCCAGGCCGTCAACTACGAAGGGGCCGGCACGATCGAGTTTCTGGTCGATGCCGACCGCAACTTCTACTTCATGGAGATGAACACGCGCATTCAGGTCGAGCACCCCGTGACCGAGGAGGTGACGGGTTTCGACCTGATCGAGCAGCAGCTGCGGATCGCGATGGGCGAACCGCTGCCGCCCCAGGAGGCCGTCCGAATCGAGGGGCACGCGATTGAGTGCCGCATCAATGCGGAAGATCCTTTCAAAAACTTCAGCCCCTCGCCGGGCAAGATCACTGTGTTTCATCCGCCGGGCGGGCCGGGTGTGCGGCTCGACACGCACGTGTACGCGGGTTACGTGATTCCGCCGCACTACGATTCGATGATCGCCAAGCTGATCGTGCGGGCGCCCACGCGCCAGCAGGCCATCCGCCGCATGTTGCGGGCGCTCGAGGAGTTTGTCATCGAAGGGGTGCGGACGACCATCCCCTTCCATCGCCAGCTGCTGGAACATCCCGACTTTCAGGCGGGGCGGTTCGACACGCGCTTTCTGGAAACAACTTTTCGCCTGGAACCCGAGCCAACCTCCTGA
- a CDS encoding ABC transporter substrate-binding protein, producing MVWLLGLTGLGAWAQPAEIPRIEAAETEFVQALQAFERGDYGLAYRQFRRVIDAYPAHRRTTAAWIMAAKALYRMGEYDHVIRWADEFVARYPTSRYRSEAERLRHLAEAALHRRQQATRLITLGILLPMDADNVPLTQALFDGIRLAVAAHNADSLAAPVRMVFRDAGNDPARVQAALRALIDEQQADLVIGPLYSEQARAAAEVAEQRGVVLVAPLATDERVSEGRRFVFQANPTLTVRGALMARMAVYGLRLDSIGVVAQFGDPTAERMAEAFQAEVLRLEAAVPFYKLLPSAQAWAQLVQHVGRDTLARVQALYLPLSGANAPVLARAALSSLDRSGLTPRVLGNAAWRDVQAALQASRYLLTFSNDFYLDTSRAEVKAFVQRYQALGRMEAPDRLVYTGYDVTRFLLAQLPDRAALTDLADRIRTAPFYQGLGIRLHFEGGQVNRALYFHRYRDGRLELLR from the coding sequence ATGGTATGGCTGCTGGGCCTGACGGGGCTCGGCGCGTGGGCCCAGCCGGCCGAGATCCCGCGCATCGAAGCGGCCGAAACCGAATTTGTGCAGGCGCTGCAGGCCTTCGAGCGGGGTGACTACGGACTGGCCTACCGGCAATTCCGGCGGGTGATCGACGCCTATCCGGCGCATCGGCGCACGACGGCCGCCTGGATCATGGCCGCCAAGGCACTCTATCGCATGGGGGAGTACGACCATGTGATCCGGTGGGCCGACGAGTTCGTGGCGCGATACCCGACGAGCCGCTACCGCTCCGAGGCCGAACGGCTGCGGCATCTGGCCGAGGCGGCACTGCATCGGCGCCAACAGGCGACCCGTCTGATCACGCTGGGCATCCTGCTGCCCATGGACGCCGACAACGTACCGCTGACCCAGGCGCTGTTCGACGGGATTCGTCTGGCCGTCGCGGCGCACAATGCCGACAGCCTGGCCGCACCGGTGCGCATGGTGTTCCGGGACGCCGGAAACGATCCGGCCCGGGTGCAGGCCGCGCTGCGGGCGCTCATCGATGAACAGCAGGCCGATCTGGTGATCGGTCCGCTCTACAGCGAACAGGCCCGGGCGGCCGCCGAGGTGGCCGAGCAGCGGGGCGTCGTGCTCGTGGCGCCGCTGGCGACCGACGAGCGGGTGTCTGAAGGCCGTCGTTTCGTGTTTCAGGCCAATCCGACGCTAACCGTGCGCGGTGCGCTCATGGCCCGTATGGCCGTCTATGGCCTCCGGCTCGACAGCATCGGCGTGGTGGCTCAGTTTGGCGACCCGACCGCCGAGCGCATGGCCGAGGCGTTTCAGGCCGAAGTGCTCCGTCTGGAAGCTGCCGTTCCGTTCTACAAGCTGCTGCCCAGCGCACAGGCCTGGGCACAGCTGGTGCAGCACGTCGGTCGCGACACACTGGCCCGGGTGCAGGCACTCTACCTGCCGCTTTCGGGCGCGAATGCGCCTGTGCTGGCCCGGGCGGCGCTGAGCAGCCTGGACCGCTCCGGGCTGACGCCGCGCGTGCTGGGCAACGCCGCCTGGCGCGACGTGCAGGCGGCCCTGCAGGCCAGTCGCTACCTGCTGACCTTCAGCAACGACTTCTACCTCGATACCAGTCGGGCCGAAGTCAAGGCGTTCGTGCAGCGCTATCAGGCCCTGGGGCGCATGGAAGCGCCCGACCGGCTGGTCTACACCGGCTACGACGTGACCCGCTTTCTGCTGGCGCAACTGCCGGATCGCGCGGCGCTGACGGATCTGGCCGACCGCATCCGAACGGCGCCCTTCTACCAGGGACTGGGCATCCGGCTGCACTTCGAGGGCGGCCAGGTCAATCGCGCCCTGTATTTCCATCGCTACCGGGACGGACGGCTTGAGCTGCTGCGCTGA
- a CDS encoding tetratricopeptide repeat protein, whose amino-acid sequence MSETPARQQLKSQTLLQRARAAHASSQFAEAARLYLAAARLLGDHPDRRAEALLEAAHALRLVGYFRRALQLYERVQALAQQLGDEALWMDARVGEGMARRAMGDLEAAIACFREALDYYQEQEDPEGIGYTLWCLGGALRLTGDFDEALDCLLEALDIFEDEEPSTAEGYVRCALGGLSRMRGEYDASLAYYQAAERILTACDDLFGRAYAACGIANAYRMLGNVEAAHHYFARAQQRYHQIGDRVSYAYTLWGEGTLFKVTHRLEQARERFRQALALFRATGDDRGIAYAYTGLAELLLLEERAPKQARSYLEAARERAGRHGYTFERLHAELLLHLSGFQPAEGGLEALREAYRRCGSQWLEGEVFLPLNIP is encoded by the coding sequence ATGAGTGAAACACCTGCACGACAGCAGCTCAAAAGCCAGACGCTGCTGCAACGCGCGCGGGCGGCCCATGCAAGCAGTCAGTTTGCCGAGGCGGCCCGCCTGTATCTGGCGGCGGCACGCCTGCTGGGCGACCATCCCGACCGGCGCGCCGAGGCTCTGCTGGAGGCCGCGCATGCGCTGCGTCTGGTGGGATACTTTCGGAGGGCCCTGCAGCTCTACGAGCGGGTGCAGGCGCTGGCGCAACAACTCGGCGACGAGGCGCTCTGGATGGACGCGCGCGTCGGCGAGGGGATGGCTCGCCGCGCCATGGGCGACCTTGAAGCGGCCATCGCCTGCTTCCGGGAAGCGCTGGACTATTACCAGGAGCAGGAAGATCCTGAAGGAATCGGCTACACGCTCTGGTGCCTGGGTGGCGCGCTGCGCCTGACCGGCGACTTTGATGAAGCGCTCGACTGTCTGCTGGAGGCACTGGACATCTTCGAAGACGAGGAGCCTTCGACGGCCGAGGGATACGTCCGCTGTGCACTGGGCGGTCTGAGCCGCATGCGGGGCGAATACGACGCCTCGCTGGCCTACTACCAGGCGGCCGAGCGCATCCTGACGGCCTGCGACGACCTCTTCGGCCGCGCCTATGCCGCCTGTGGTATCGCCAATGCCTACCGCATGCTGGGCAACGTCGAGGCCGCCCATCACTACTTTGCCCGGGCCCAGCAGCGCTACCACCAGATTGGCGATCGGGTCAGCTACGCCTACACGCTCTGGGGCGAGGGAACCCTTTTCAAGGTGACCCACCGGCTCGAGCAGGCCCGCGAGCGATTTCGTCAGGCCCTTGCCCTCTTTCGCGCCACAGGCGACGACCGGGGCATCGCCTACGCCTACACGGGCCTGGCCGAACTGCTGCTGCTCGAAGAACGGGCGCCGAAGCAGGCCCGGAGCTACCTGGAAGCGGCTCGTGAACGGGCCGGCCGACACGGCTATACCTTCGAGCGGTTGCACGCCGAGCTGCTGTTGCATCTGTCCGGATTTCAACCGGCCGAAGGGGGACTGGAGGCGCTGCGCGAAGCCTATCGACGTTGTGGTTCGCAATGGCTCGAAGGTGAAGTCTTCCTTCCACTCAACATCCCGTAG
- the gcvH gene encoding glycine cleavage system protein GcvH, translating into MEFPSELRYTREHEWLRLEADGKEATVGITDFAQRELGDIVYVELQPVGTELAKDEVFGTVEAVKTVSELFMPVSGTIIAVNEALQDHPELVNQSPYGDGWMIRIALKDPSEVETLLTAEEYADMVG; encoded by the coding sequence ATGGAATTCCCCAGCGAATTACGCTACACCAGAGAGCACGAGTGGCTGCGACTGGAAGCCGACGGCAAGGAAGCCACGGTCGGCATCACGGACTTCGCCCAGCGGGAGCTGGGCGACATCGTTTACGTCGAGCTGCAGCCCGTCGGAACTGAACTGGCCAAGGATGAGGTATTCGGGACGGTCGAGGCCGTCAAGACCGTGTCGGAATTGTTCATGCCGGTCTCGGGCACTATCATCGCCGTCAACGAGGCGCTCCAGGATCATCCGGAACTGGTCAACCAGTCGCCCTATGGCGACGGCTGGATGATCCGCATTGCGTTGAAGGATCCGTCGGAGGTAGAGACACTGCTGACGGCCGAGGAGTACGCGGACATGGTGGGGTAA
- a CDS encoding outer membrane protein assembly factor BamD → MLKSFRQIGGGWLLVIGLLVAGCAGSGRLRHSSPQEAFERAMEFYNQGKYDRAIEYFKAVFTYGRTHEWAADAQFYLARAYYQNKEYLLAASEYERFIQIYQIDPRVPQAEYERAMCYYKLSPPYELDQTDTRKAIEAFQLFIDRYPNHELVDDATQKIRELRAKLARKQYEAARLYERRELYEAAAVTYEAVFDAYPDTPWADDALVGAMRAYIAYAEQSVRARQPERYRRAVELYERLLQIFPDSPLLRTAEELYTRARQRLTELEGDASLAQGQRQN, encoded by the coding sequence ATGCTGAAAAGCTTTCGACAGATTGGAGGCGGGTGGCTGCTGGTGATCGGCCTGCTGGTGGCCGGTTGTGCGGGGAGCGGGCGCCTGCGGCACAGCTCGCCGCAGGAGGCCTTCGAGCGCGCCATGGAATTCTACAATCAGGGGAAATACGACCGCGCCATCGAATACTTCAAGGCGGTCTTTACCTACGGGCGCACGCACGAATGGGCCGCCGACGCGCAGTTCTACCTGGCCCGTGCTTACTACCAGAACAAGGAATATCTGCTGGCCGCCAGCGAGTACGAGCGTTTCATCCAGATCTACCAGATCGACCCCCGCGTGCCGCAGGCCGAGTACGAGCGGGCCATGTGCTACTACAAGCTCTCGCCGCCCTACGAATTGGACCAGACCGACACGCGCAAGGCCATCGAGGCTTTCCAGCTTTTCATCGACCGCTACCCCAATCACGAGCTGGTCGACGACGCCACTCAGAAAATCCGCGAACTCCGCGCGAAGCTGGCCCGCAAGCAATACGAAGCCGCCCGGCTTTACGAGCGCCGCGAACTCTACGAGGCGGCCGCCGTCACCTACGAGGCGGTCTTCGACGCCTATCCCGACACGCCCTGGGCCGACGACGCGCTGGTAGGCGCCATGCGGGCCTACATCGCCTATGCCGAGCAGAGCGTGCGGGCTCGGCAGCCGGAACGCTACCGGCGAGCCGTCGAACTTTACGAGCGCCTGCTTCAGATCTTCCCCGACAGCCCGCTACTGCGCACGGCCGAAGAACTTTATACCCGGGCCCGGCAGCGACTGACGGAGCTGGAAGGCGATGCTTCGCTGGCCCAGGGACAACGTCAGAACTGA
- the accB gene encoding acetyl-CoA carboxylase biotin carboxyl carrier protein — protein MDLERIRELLKIVAESGVAEVEIEEEDFKLVIRKNAPTIVMQSAPVPAYAMPYGMPQMIPAPAPMPAAQPVAAPVGAGSNPGPAAEAPATQTDQSADGAPAAVKEKEKTYIVRAPIVGTFYRAPAPDADPFVEVGDRVKPGDVLCIIEAMKLMNEIESEVAGVVKEILVENAQPVEYDQPLFVIALD, from the coding sequence ATGGACCTGGAACGCATCCGCGAACTGCTGAAAATCGTCGCCGAAAGCGGCGTGGCGGAGGTGGAGATCGAGGAAGAGGACTTCAAGCTGGTCATCCGCAAAAATGCGCCCACGATCGTCATGCAGTCGGCGCCGGTGCCGGCCTATGCCATGCCGTACGGCATGCCCCAGATGATACCGGCGCCGGCCCCCATGCCGGCCGCTCAGCCGGTGGCCGCGCCGGTCGGTGCGGGATCCAACCCGGGCCCGGCGGCCGAGGCGCCCGCGACTCAGACCGACCAGAGCGCCGACGGTGCCCCGGCGGCCGTCAAAGAGAAGGAAAAAACCTACATCGTGCGGGCGCCGATCGTGGGCACCTTCTACCGCGCGCCGGCTCCCGACGCCGATCCGTTCGTCGAGGTGGGCGACCGCGTCAAACCCGGTGACGTGCTCTGCATCATCGAGGCGATGAAGCTGATGAACGAGATCGAAAGCGAGGTGGCCGGCGTGGTCAAAGAGATCCTGGTCGAGAATGCCCAGCCGGTAGAATACGACCAGCCCCTCTTCGTCATCGCTCTCGACTGA
- the efp gene encoding elongation factor P — translation MADTSDFRNGLVLVWKGDLWQIVEFLHVKPGKGGAFVRTKLKNVRTGQVVDNTFRAGERVETARIERRPHQFLYEDELGLHFMNLETYEQITISPDLVPRRGFLKEGGEADVLVHAETETPITVEIPKHVELRVVETEPGVRGDTATGGSKPAKLESGAVIQVPLFINEGDVVRVNTETGEYITRVATAEAG, via the coding sequence ATGGCGGACACGAGCGATTTCCGAAACGGACTGGTCCTTGTCTGGAAAGGCGATCTCTGGCAGATCGTCGAATTTCTCCACGTGAAGCCCGGCAAAGGCGGGGCCTTCGTGCGCACGAAACTGAAGAACGTGCGGACCGGACAGGTGGTGGACAACACCTTCCGGGCGGGCGAGCGCGTCGAGACGGCCCGCATCGAGCGCCGGCCGCACCAGTTCCTGTACGAGGACGAGCTGGGGCTGCACTTCATGAACCTGGAGACCTACGAGCAGATTACGATTTCACCCGATCTGGTGCCCCGGCGGGGGTTCCTGAAGGAGGGCGGTGAGGCCGACGTGCTCGTGCATGCCGAGACGGAGACGCCCATTACCGTCGAGATCCCCAAACATGTGGAGCTGCGCGTGGTCGAGACCGAGCCCGGCGTGCGGGGCGACACGGCCACGGGTGGCTCGAAGCCGGCCAAACTGGAAAGCGGGGCGGTCATTCAGGTGCCGCTCTTCATCAACGAGGGCGACGTGGTGCGCGTGAACACCGAGACGGGCGAGTACATCACGCGCGTGGCCACGGCCGAGGCCGGCTGA
- the nadD gene encoding nicotinate (nicotinamide) nucleotide adenylyltransferase has protein sequence MARQRVGLFGGSFNPPHLAHLIVAEQVREQVGLDRVLWVPCHTPPHKDEQELAPPHHRLAMVRLAVEGNPFFEVSDIEIRRGGRSYTIDTIRALQAQHPDWELMLILGEDSLRTFHTWRAPEEIVARVPLIVYHRPDAPDHPVDPRFLARTTFVEAPLLEISATEIRQRCREGRSIRYLVPEPVRQYIIQNQLYGVSVR, from the coding sequence ATGGCACGGCAGCGCGTCGGGCTCTTCGGCGGTTCGTTCAATCCCCCGCATCTGGCCCATCTGATCGTGGCCGAACAGGTGCGCGAGCAGGTCGGACTGGACCGGGTGCTCTGGGTACCCTGTCACACCCCGCCCCACAAGGACGAACAGGAACTGGCCCCGCCGCATCACCGACTGGCCATGGTGCGGCTGGCCGTCGAGGGCAATCCGTTTTTTGAGGTTTCCGATATAGAAATCCGTCGAGGGGGCCGCTCCTACACGATCGACACGATCCGCGCGTTGCAGGCGCAGCATCCTGACTGGGAGCTGATGCTGATTCTGGGCGAAGATAGCCTGCGCACCTTTCACACCTGGCGCGCTCCGGAAGAGATCGTCGCCCGCGTGCCGCTTATCGTTTATCACCGGCCCGACGCGCCCGATCATCCGGTCGATCCGCGTTTTCTGGCCCGTACTACGTTCGTCGAGGCTCCGCTGCTGGAGATTTCGGCCACCGAGATCCGCCAGCGCTGTCGCGAAGGCCGTTCCATTCGCTACCTCGTACCCGAGCCGGTTCGACAATACATCATCCAAAATCAACTCTACGGCGTTTCGGTGCGCTAA
- a CDS encoding glycoside hydrolase family 32 protein, which yields MARDRWPRPLLHFAPPQGFMNDPNGLVYHRGRYHLFYQHNPYAPVWGHMSWGHAVGPSLLDWEDRPVALPEQPDYMVFSGSAVVDRDNTAGFGADALVAVYTAHYRDDREAQCLAYSLDGGERWTFYEGNPVLVDGERPHVRDPQVFRYEPGGYWVMAVARADDRQVAFYASDDLKRWELLSTFGPAGCWQEAPHWECPALLELPVDGSDRTHWLLKVDVDGGAPTGGSGAQYFTGYFDGVRFVPDDPPETVRWVEAGPDFYAAQAFNHMPDGRRVWLGWMNNWRYANALPTYPWRGMLTIPRALSMVEVKGRHHLVQRPCRECYARMQPVEAPQTGRSFPLPEAGLLRLRMRTGGPWHVRFFTGTTPGVVVGYDTENRRLFLDRRAAGRTDFSPDFPGRFEALLPPDAPEELDLEILFDLYSLEVFAPQARLVLSALVFPAPGDCAVVIHDEGETIREVLLCGYADASASAG from the coding sequence ATGGCGCGCGACCGCTGGCCCCGTCCGCTGTTGCACTTTGCTCCGCCGCAGGGCTTCATGAACGACCCGAACGGGCTGGTTTACCACCGCGGCCGCTATCATCTCTTTTACCAGCACAATCCTTATGCGCCGGTATGGGGACACATGAGCTGGGGACACGCCGTCGGGCCTTCGCTGCTGGACTGGGAAGATCGGCCTGTGGCACTACCGGAGCAGCCCGACTACATGGTCTTTTCGGGCTCGGCCGTCGTCGATCGGGACAACACCGCCGGTTTCGGAGCCGACGCCCTGGTGGCCGTCTATACGGCACACTACCGGGACGACCGGGAAGCGCAATGCCTGGCCTACAGCCTGGACGGTGGGGAGCGGTGGACGTTCTACGAGGGAAATCCGGTGCTGGTGGACGGGGAGCGGCCGCACGTGCGCGACCCGCAGGTCTTCCGGTACGAACCGGGCGGCTACTGGGTGATGGCCGTGGCCCGCGCCGACGATCGGCAGGTGGCCTTTTACGCCTCGGACGATCTGAAGCGCTGGGAGCTGCTGAGCACGTTCGGTCCGGCCGGCTGCTGGCAGGAGGCGCCCCACTGGGAATGTCCGGCTCTGCTGGAATTGCCTGTGGACGGTTCCGACCGCACGCACTGGCTGCTGAAGGTGGACGTGGACGGCGGGGCCCCGACAGGCGGCTCGGGCGCGCAGTATTTCACCGGATATTTCGACGGCGTGCGCTTCGTGCCGGATGATCCGCCCGAAACGGTACGCTGGGTGGAGGCCGGACCCGATTTCTATGCGGCGCAGGCCTTCAATCACATGCCCGACGGGCGCCGGGTGTGGCTGGGCTGGATGAACAACTGGCGCTACGCGAACGCGTTGCCCACCTATCCGTGGCGGGGCATGCTGACGATCCCGCGCGCGTTGTCGATGGTGGAAGTCAAGGGCCGCCACCATCTCGTGCAGCGTCCCTGTCGGGAGTGCTACGCACGCATGCAGCCGGTGGAGGCGCCACAGACCGGGCGTTCGTTTCCGCTACCCGAAGCCGGGCTGCTGCGGCTCCGGATGCGTACCGGCGGCCCATGGCACGTCCGGTTTTTCACAGGCACCACGCCGGGCGTGGTCGTGGGCTACGACACCGAAAACCGCCGTCTTTTTCTGGATCGCCGCGCGGCCGGCCGGACCGACTTTTCGCCCGATTTTCCCGGTCGCTTTGAGGCGCTGCTACCGCCCGACGCGCCGGAGGAACTCGACCTGGAAATCCTTTTCGACCTTTACAGCCTCGAAGTCTTTGCTCCGCAGGCCCGGCTCGTCCTGAGCGCGCTGGTCTTCCCGGCGCCCGGGGATTGCGCGGTGGTGATTCACGACGAAGGCGAAACGATCCGGGAGGTGCTGCTCTGCGGCTACGCGGACGCTTCGGCGTCGGCCGGCTGA
- the guaA gene encoding glutamine-hydrolyzing GMP synthase produces MHEKIVILDYGSQYTQLIARRVREAGVYSEIHPCTLTPDEVAALRPKGLILSGGPCSVYDPGAPQLPREMLELRREDGSPLPVLGICYGLQAMAQTLGGAVERADRREFGRAHLQIDDDSDLFAGVPSGTTVWMSHGDHLTRLPEGFEVIAHTENAPIAAVRAVDRPLYGVQFHPEVVHTDYGRQILQNFALRICGCRGDWTPASFIEEKIAEVRERVGDEHVILGLSGGVDSSVAAVLLHRALGDRLTCIFVDNGLLRKGEAAQVVATFRDHFHIRLKAVDAGALFLSRLEGVVDPEQKRKIIGATFIEVFEQATEELTRELGRRPRFLAQGTLYPDVIESVSFRGPSATIKTHHNVGGLPEKLNFEIIEPFRELFKDEVRAIGRLLQVPEVILHRHPFPGPGLAVRVIGPVTKERLDLLREADAIFIEELQRHGLYDQVWQAFAVLLPVQTVGVMGDERTYEYVCALRAVTSVDGMTADWARLPHEFLAHVSNRIVNEVRGINRAVYDISSKPPATIEWE; encoded by the coding sequence ATGCACGAAAAGATCGTCATTCTCGACTACGGTTCGCAGTACACGCAATTGATCGCCCGGCGCGTGCGGGAGGCCGGGGTTTACTCGGAGATTCACCCCTGCACGCTTACGCCGGACGAAGTGGCGGCGCTGCGTCCGAAGGGATTGATCCTTTCGGGCGGTCCCTGCTCGGTCTACGATCCGGGCGCGCCGCAACTGCCCCGCGAGATGCTGGAGCTGCGGCGCGAAGACGGCTCGCCGCTGCCCGTGCTGGGCATCTGCTACGGGTTGCAGGCGATGGCCCAGACGCTGGGCGGGGCCGTCGAACGGGCCGATCGGCGCGAATTCGGACGGGCCCACCTGCAGATCGACGACGACTCGGATCTGTTTGCCGGAGTGCCTTCGGGGACCACGGTCTGGATGAGCCACGGCGACCACCTGACGCGCCTGCCCGAGGGCTTCGAGGTCATTGCCCACACCGAAAACGCGCCAATTGCGGCCGTACGGGCCGTCGATCGTCCGCTCTACGGCGTGCAGTTTCACCCCGAGGTGGTGCACACCGACTACGGGCGCCAGATCCTGCAGAACTTCGCGCTGCGGATCTGTGGCTGTCGGGGCGACTGGACGCCGGCCTCGTTCATCGAAGAAAAGATCGCCGAGGTGCGTGAGCGGGTGGGCGATGAGCACGTGATTCTGGGCCTGTCGGGCGGGGTCGATTCGTCCGTGGCGGCCGTGCTGCTGCACCGGGCGCTGGGCGACCGGCTCACCTGCATTTTCGTGGACAACGGCCTGCTTCGCAAAGGCGAGGCCGCCCAGGTGGTGGCCACGTTCCGGGACCACTTTCACATCCGGCTGAAGGCCGTCGATGCCGGGGCGCTGTTTCTCTCGCGCCTGGAAGGCGTGGTCGATCCCGAGCAGAAGCGCAAAATCATCGGGGCCACCTTCATCGAGGTTTTCGAGCAGGCCACGGAGGAGCTGACGCGCGAGCTGGGGCGCCGTCCGCGCTTTCTGGCCCAGGGCACGCTCTACCCCGACGTGATCGAAAGCGTGTCGTTCCGGGGGCCTTCGGCCACGATCAAAACGCATCACAACGTGGGCGGCCTGCCCGAAAAGCTCAATTTTGAGATCATCGAGCCGTTTCGGGAGCTTTTCAAAGACGAAGTGCGGGCCATCGGCCGTTTACTTCAGGTGCCCGAGGTGATCCTGCACCGCCATCCGTTCCCCGGACCGGGCCTGGCCGTTCGGGTGATCGGTCCGGTGACGAAGGAACGGCTGGACCTGCTGCGCGAGGCCGACGCGATTTTCATCGAAGAGCTGCAGCGGCACGGCCTCTACGATCAGGTATGGCAGGCCTTTGCCGTGCTGCTGCCGGTGCAGACAGTGGGCGTGATGGGTGACGAGCGCACCTACGAGTACGTGTGTGCGCTGCGGGCCGTGACCAGCGTCGATGGCATGACGGCCGACTGGGCCCGCCTGCCGCACGAATTCCTGGCGCACGTGTCCAATCGCATCGTCAACGAGGTGCGGGGCATCAACCGGGCCGTTTACGACATCAGCTCGAAGCCACCGGCCACGATCGAATGGGAATGA